The stretch of DNA GGGGCGAGGAGGCCCTCCTCGAAGCCGGCGTGGACGAGAGGTGGGCCAAGGCGGTAGCCGAGATCGCCAGGCAGAACATCAAGCTCCCGAGGGTGAAGATGAGCTACCTGATCACGCTGCAGTGCGTCGACGGAGGGCTACCCGCGCTCAAGAAGGCCCTCACAGCCTGGGAGGAGGCCGTCGAGGTCCCCCAGGGCGTCACCGTGCGCTTCTACACGCTCGGAGCCCCCAGGTACAAGCTCGACATCGAGGCGCTCAACTACCGCGACAGCGAGAGGCTGTCAAGGGAGATCCTGAAGTCCATCGAGAGCGCCGCCCGGGGCTCCGGCTGCACCTTCGCGTACCAGAAGCTAAAGGGCGAGTAGGCGTGGCGAAGCACGTGCTCCTCCACAGGTGCCCGAGCTGCGGCATGTACACCCTGCGCCGTGACAAGTGCCCCTACTGCGGCGGCACCCCCGGGGCAGCGCACCCGGCGAAGTTCTCCCCCGAGGACCCCTACGGGGAATACAGGCGGAAAGCCAAGCTAGCCGAAATCCTCAGCCAGGCCCGGACCAACCTATCTTCTTCTGGAACCGGATTATAGCTACACCGCTAGCCGTGAAGTGCAACCGAGGAGGGCTGTAAACGGGTTCGTAAAAGCCTTCTGCCCTACGGGGTCAGCGCAGGGAAGAGCGCTACAGCCAGAGCAGATGTAAGCATTGCTCAGCATAGCCTTTAAGCACGGAACCAGGCATATGTAGCCACACGCCCCTCAGCCCGCGAGCACCCTCGTTTTTCTGCCATTAACCACGGCGAGGAGGATCACGCAGGCTATGGTCAAGCGCTCCCTCTCTGAAGCAAAAACCAGCCAGTTCGGCGCGAAAGCAAAGCCCCTGCTGAGACGAGGGAGGTGGCTAAGAGCGTGCTGTGGGAGATCGTCAGGGGTGTGAGGAGAGCGCGGGGCGACAATCGTGCTGTTCGACCAGCCCCGAGTAGAATTTTCCCTTTTCTTTTTCCCAGCAAAAATATCTTTTCCCCCCTCTTTTCTTTTTGCTTTTCCGAATATTAGGGGAAGAAAATAAGGTAACCCAGCTCCAACACCGATGATTTTCTCCCCGATTATGAAAATTCAAGGGGGTGTGGGGTATTAGGAAAGGAAATGCAGGGGGAAGCGGTGTACGCGTTCCGCCCCCCTCCCAATAAGTCATTTTCCCCTCTTTAGCGCTTTTCTGCGCTTTTCTAGGCGCGGAGGAGATTCTGCGTTAAGCGTGCATCAGCCCCGGTGAGTTTCTCCCCGGGATTACACAGATAGAAAAGGGAAAAGGGGAAAAAGGAAGTAGCCGCTGGGGGAAGCTGAACCCCCTCGTGACCGTGGGGGGTTGTTTCTGTGGCCATAAATGAAAACGCGCACACGCTCACTAGTTCTTATGAATGCGGGGAATAAAAGGAAATGCTTATCTATTCTTTTTATGAGCGCAGTGAATAAAAGTCACCCTCAGTTATACCCAATACTCTTTTTCTCCAAATACCCGTTAAGAAGAGCGCAAATGCATGTAATGGTCCCGCTCCGTGGTACAGGTGAGAGGTTGGTCAAACTGAAAAGGATGTGGGGGGCAGAACCCGGTAACAGTGTACCCTCCAGATTGGATGTACGAGGCCCTAAACCTCCTGCGTAAAAAAAGGCGCGCCCCAAGGGGGGATTCTAGGGGCGCTTAAAAGGCACCTTGAGGACGAGTCCAAGCTACAGCATCGAAATAGAGGAGTTGCGCAGGAAAGCCGAGTAGGAGAGGGAAATCGTTAATGGTTGAGGTGACCGGGAAGCGGGCAGAGCCCCCGCCAGCCCCGAAGACCCCTGGCCACCCAAGGTAACAACCCCATGGGTATAATAACTTTGCAACCCATTAGGGTTGCCGGGGAGGTTGAAAGTTTCTTCGAGCAGGTGTGGGCGCCTACAGGGGCTGCGCTGAGGCTTTCGCGGTCATGGAGAAGCCCCAGGGGCATACGCCTCCGTTTCTTCGTACTCGACCCGCGGGAGAAGAGTATCGGGAGGCTACGCGGGGTGACTACATGCTCCAGCTTCGAGGTTTTGTTAGAGGAGTTTTCCAGACGTTTTACCTAAAATATCGACATATATGATTTTGGGAAAAGGCTTCAGAAAAAAAATATATATGAGAATTCGGGAAAAACTAAGTGATGCGAAAAGCAAAAACATTCGCTAGAGCGTTCGCAGTGCTCCTGCTAATTATATTGGCTCTACCGACAGGCTTTATAACAATCTTCGGGGTTCAAGGCAAGCCCTCAACCACCACTGCCTCCACGAACGCTGATTCAGGAAAGTCGAAGAACCTCGACATCCCCCCCGCCTTGAAGGATAAACTACCCCCGGAGCTCATAGACGGGATCAAGCGGTTGCAGGAAATCGTCAACTCGATCCGCCAAGGCGACAACTACGCGAAAGGCGAGCGCATAGTTGCTTTTAAGCCCTACACGCCCAAGAGCAAGATAGCTGAAATCACCGCCAGCGTCGGCGCAGCCTCCGTAAAGCACCTCGCCACTCTAAGCGTCAAGGGCGTCGAAACCGAGGTCAAGCTCTTGAAGTTCAGCAGCGAGGAGAAAGCGAGGGAAGCTGAGGCTGCGCTGAAGAAGGACCCCAACGTCCTTTACGTGGCGAAGAACTTCAAGGTTTACGCGCCCCCCGTAGAGCATAGGAAGCTTGAAGGAAATATTAACGGCAACGCGGAGGTGAGTCCGAGTGGAAAGACTGCAGACCCCTACTTGTCGTACCAGTGGTACCTCGATAAGATAGGGTACGACCTCGCACCCTTCCCGCTCAGCGCGCCAGTCGTCGCCGTCGTTGACACTGGCGTCCAGTACGACCACCCCGAGCTGTCAGGCAAGGTCATCTTGGGCCACGACTACGTTGACGACGATAACGATCCTTACGACGAAAACGGCCACGGGACAGCCGTCGCGGGGGTTATTGCCGCGAAAGCCAACAACGGGATCGGTATAGCCGGTGTTTCGCCGAGTAGCCGGATCTACGCGGTAAGGGTGCTGGACGCCTACGGTTATGGCGAATTCGAGTGGGTGATGCAGGGGATCCTAGAGGCGGCGGACAACCCCGACGTGAAGGTGATAAACCTGAGCCTCGGCGGGTACGTGTGGTACGGGTCTGACGAGTACAACTTAATGGAATCTGTGATCAACTACGCCGTGTACCAGAAGGGCAAGATCGTCGTCGCAGCCGCTGGAAACGCGGACAACCTCATCACCTACATTTATGACAACGCCTCGACGCCCTACTACGACTTGGTTCCCGTGCCAGCCGCAGTGCCCAGCTGCTTAACTGTAGCTGCGACGGACGAGCTCGACGTGAAGACGTTTTTCAGCAACTACGGCACGAATACGCTGAACTACGTTGACCTCGCTGCACCCGGCTACAGGATCCTCACACTAGACCTTGGCTCCGGGCTCGCCGTGTGGGCCGGGACATCCTTCTCGGCCCCTATAGTGTCCGGGGTTGCGGCGCGCGTCTGGGCCGCGCACCCCGATTGGAGCAACACTCAAGTGATGCAGCAGCTGGTGGCGACGGGCAGGCCCCTCGGGCCCGACAAGGGCTTCCCGGTCACCACGAGAAGGGTTGACCTGGCAAAGGCCCTCGGCGTCGCGGCCACCGGCATTCGAGGCCAGATAGTAGACGCCGAGAACCCGAACCCCTTCTTCGACACGCTGGGAGGCGTGAGGGTGGAGGTCATTGGGCCGTCGAAGAAGTACACGTACAGCAAGAACGGCGGCTTCTTCACGATCACCAACCTAGCTCCCGGCACATACACGGTTAAGGTGTCGAAGTCAGGGTACGTGACGCAGACCGCGCAGGTCACTGTGACCGCGGGCTCCATCACCGAGGACGTCAACTTCTACATGGTCAGGGTCAAGCCAACCACCTACGTCACGGTGGTGACGACCTGGAAGGCGGCAATGCTGGGTATTTACGAGCTGTGGTATAACTTCTTCTATGGCCTGGAGCACCCAGACCTGCCCCGGTGGTACAGGACGGCTGGAGCTGAGATGAATGCTAACCTGCGCATACTCCCAGACGGCGTGAGGGTCTACTGGCGCAACCCCGGTAGCCTGACCGCTCCCCCCTACGCGGTGCTCGTCGTGGACTCTCTATGGATTGGGAGGCCCGTGGAAACCATAGTGTATATTCCTCAACAGGGTAAGACCTACAGCTACGGCCTCGGGATGTCCCCCTACGATGTATGCTGGGGCACTGTGGCGGCCTCGGGGGCTGTCACGAACGTGTACAAGGGTGCTTCAATCGTGCAGACGATAAGCCCGGCTAAGGCTACGGGGACCTCCGACTTCTGGTGGTACGTCTACGACCAGAAGGGGACTGGAGGCGTCGGCGTAGTCAACAAGAGAACGCCGATGTTCGGAGTCGAAGTGCAGGGAAGCTCCCCCACCATCCTCTTGGTCGACGACGACGCCAGCCCGTGGAGACGGGATTACTCCGGGTACTTCAAGTCGGCGCTCGGCGACGCGGGCTACAGCTACGTGTACTGGGACGAGTTTGAGGCCGGGCCTCCCAGCGCCGGCGACCTCTCACGCTACGCGACCGTGGTGTGGTTCACCGGCGACGACTGGAGGACTACGCTGACGCAGTACGAGAGGGAGGCGCTGGCGGGCTTCCTGTCCTCGGGCAGTAAAGGGCTCTTCATAACAGGCCAGGAAATAGGCTACTACTTGAATGTGTACGCGCAGTGGTCGTGGTCGTCTTTCGCGCCCTCGCCTGACGCCGCCTCCTGGTACGAGAAGTGGCTGAGGGCCCAGTACCTCTGCGACAGCGCAACTTTGTGCGGCGCAGCGCTCGCTCTAGCCGGCGCTCCAGGAGACCCCGTGAGCGACGGGATGATGCTGGCCATATCAGGCGGGGACGGTGCAAACAACCAGTGGTGGCCCGACGCGATCCGCGCCGCAGGCAACTCGACTCCCGTGTTCTTCTACCTCGATAGCGACGGCAACCCCCTGGAGATGGCGGGGGGTGTGAGGTTCCCGGCTCCGGTTCCAGCGCCCTCAGCGCCGTACAGGCTCGTCTACCTGAGCTTCGGCTTCGAAGCAATCAGCGACGCCGGTGACAGGGCCCAGCTGATGGACAACATCATACGCTTCCTGAAGACGGGCAGCTAAACCCGAAAAACAATTTTTTTCTCTTCTTCCTTTTTCTTAACCCATCCCCTCTTGTCCCCTCGACCCGCTGTTCTGGACGCGTACACGTTTTTCTAAGTGTCGGGAGCCACCTGCAGGTCGTCCTCCTTTACGCAAGGCCTACGCGCGGGTCTCCGCGAGTTGGATGCCTCGTACAGGTCCGTTCAAAGCCGGGCCCCTGTCCCACAGCCACCGCGGGAAGACTTAGGTGCTGTTTGGATTAACCCGGCGCCGCCCCGAGCAGCGCGCTTGCTTCCAGCCAGCCCACAGCATGTCCCTTGAGTTTCGGGCGGTTGAAATTGCGATGGCTGAGGGTAGTAGCAGGACCACGTGCTCCAGCACGAAGCCTACCACTCTTAGAAGCCCCACGCTTGCGACAGTGAGCAGTGTTACAACCGCGTAGTCGTGTAGCTTAACGTTCAAGCCTATAAGCATCGCATAGTCCCTGTCAACCCCTATCAGGACCTCCTTCCTGTAGAGTATAATGCTGAGAGCCGCTACAGCGGCCGAGACCACGAGCGCGTAGGCCACGTCACTCCAAGTCGAGAGCAGGGGATCGCCCAGAATGTACGACCAAAGGCTGACCTGAGCGGTTACGGGGCGCGCTCGCGCATCCACAGGTCTTGGGGAGGAAGGTTTAAAGGCTTCAAGGTGTTATGGCTTCCCAGGCGGTTTGCGTGGAATAGCGAGGCGCCGGCCTCAATTCAGAATCGCGGCTTCGAGGAGTGGAGGTGGCGGGCTAACCCCCGCTGAGGTGGATTCATTGCTCCTCCACAGGTGCCCGAGCTGCGGCATGTACACCCTGCGCCGTGACAAGTGCCCCTACTGCGGCGGCACCCCCGGGGCAGCGCACCCGGCGAAGTTCTCCCCCGAGGACCCCTACGGGGAGTACAGGCCCGACCGATACCTACACCGAACGGGGAAAGCTTTTACAGCCTGCTAGGTCCTGCCAGCTTGCTTTGAGCTTCAGGAAGATTTGGAGCGCAATGCGGCTACGGGTGTCGCTCGGGTGCCGACCCGCCTTTCCTCGTTGAGGGAGGGGAACGTTGCGGTCTTCACGGCTGACCAGATGGTTTTGCCTCAAAAGGGGGTGCTGAACCGTTTGTGTTTGCGGAAACGGGCACGTGGCTAACCACCCTGCTCCGCAATTAAAAGCTGCGGCGAGATGATGCTTACACACCTACCCCAGCAGCAACGCTCTCCCCGGCGCTGAGCTGGGATGGAAAGGAGCCTTTACGAATTCACGCGAAGCCCTCCTCCGCGCGCTCTACAGCTAGCGGTGGAGCTGCGACGCGTAAGGAAGGATGCGAAGCTCAAGAACGGCCGAGGATTTCGGCTAGCTTGGCTTTCCGTTTGCTCGGCTAAATGCTGTTGGGCGTGCAAAGTCACCTTAATTGCGGTCACGGCTAATAAGGGATGAAGGCGCAGGCTTCCCGCACCTCCCTCTGGGTATGATTGGATGTTTTCGCTGAAGCGCATAAAAAATGCTTATTACCTATCGAGATGGTGTTGAAAGCACGGAGCTTGGCCCCCGGGAAAGAAGGCTTCGCCACATGAAGAGCTGAGACTTTCTCACTTTCTCTCCTTTTTCTTTCTGAAGTAAATCCTAGATGAGTAATTCATTGAGGTTTGAGCAACCACTAGCTTCTTCATGAGTGTGGATCGTTTAAAGGAGAGGCGAAAGAGAGAGAGGAAAATTTGGGGCCTATAGAGGAAAAGTTCGCCACCACTTTTGTAGCCACAAAGGAAAGGTTTGTAGCATTTAAGGGGCATACGAGGCTCGCGTAGTTGCGCAACCCCGACGCCTGAGAACAGCTCATGGAAGTGCTTAGGCTTTACCCCCTAAAGCCTTCGAAAGTAGAATCTGCCTTTGGGGCAGGCTCGGAAGGCATATATAAGCACGTTGCCAGTTATTGAGTGGTGCTTGAGAGCATAGAGAATAGTGTGGTGAGCCAGAGACCTTTCCATGGGACTACGATGCGACGGGAACAGTGCCCAAGCCTTAGGGGCTTAAGCCTGGACGGCTCGTTTGCCCCCGGTTTCGAATGCTACCCCGCGAGTCCTACCTGCGCCGCGACGAAGCCTCGGGAAGCTACCTTTAAGCACGGAGAGATATACATCAGTACCCGGGAGGTATAATCGATTTTCGTCGAAGCAGAATTAGCCGGAAGCCTGATTCTAATTATCAGAAAAGAACGCCTATAAATACCCCGCGAGTCTAAACCCCCCTGAACCCCGAAAAGGGGTGAATGGGAAAGTATGAGCAACAAATACCTGTTAGGAATACTGGCAGTAGCAATCCTAGCACTCGCCCTAACATACACGGCCCAAGCGAAACCCGTCAAGGCCGCAGTCGTCCAGCTTGTAACACCCTGGGGCACGCCCTTCGCCAACCAGGAAGTAACCATAGTCGTCTTCAACGAAACACAAAGAGCTAACTGCATCATAGCCTACGCTAGGGGAGTCACCAACGGCACCGGCCACATCACAGTGAACGTCGTTAGCCCAACACCCCTAGAGGCCAACAAGATCTACTACGGCACCTACAACGCCTCCGTGTTCTGGCACGCATACGGCACAACCTTCCTCCTGAACTCAACCAAGCTCGATATTACAGAAGGACTCAACGCCTCCTCATTCGTCTCAGGACTCAACGGCTCAGCAGTAGTGCTGGGCTATCTCTACAACTTCACCTTCCAGGCGTTGACGAGCATCGGCGGCCAGGATTACCCGCTCTACTACAAGGACCCCGAGAGCGGGCTTACCAACCCCGCGTACTTCGAGGTCAGGCTCAGCAAAGACGGCCCCATAATCTTCTACAGCTACGGCGATAGCCACGCCTTATCGAAGCCGTTCCTCATAGGCGCGATCCAGGTCGACATCAAGCCCACCCTGGCGCCCAACTGCCTCCACATCGAGAAGATGTGGAACACCACCCTCTACAAGGACATCTACTGGGAAATCAAGTACACCTCCGGCAATGGTCAAGTAGCGAGCTTCAAGGTCAAGGTCGGTAGCGAGACGCTCAACTTTGTTGTCACAGGCCTCGACTGGGTCCAGGTCGGCACCTACCGCTCCGAGCTCCAGCCCACGGAGGTAGGCCTCAACACGACCGAAAACATACCTGTACCGCCTGAGAACCAATTCAACTACACGTATCTCCCGTTCCCACAGGACACCGAGGCCCTAACGATCACCGACCGCGCCTACACGTTCGTGGCTAAGGTGTCGGTGTACGACTTCTGCGACAACCAGCTGATAAACTGGGAAGTGCCGGTCATCAAAGTCGAGTTCGCGACGAGCCGCTGGAAGCTGAGGGTAGGCCGAGTAAACCCCGCCACCGGCTACGCGCCCATGGAGGGTCCGCTGAACTTCACGGGCGAGCCGGTGTTCTGGCTGCCCGACTACACCCTGCTCTACGGAGAGAACATCACGATAAGCGCTGAGATCAACGGGATACATGTGTTCACCGAAAGCTTTAACTCGACAGGCATCAGCGACGGAGACACCTGGGAGGTCAGCATTGGCGACACCACGAAGCCGGTGATGGTGGCTTCCTTCGACGGTACCGCCTGGGAGTTCGAAATTCACGTCTCCGTCGTCCAGGTCTCCGCCATTGTGAAGGACAGCGGGATGCCTCCT from Infirmifilum sp. NZ encodes:
- a CDS encoding metal ABC transporter permease → MDARARPVTAQVSLWSYILGDPLLSTWSDVAYALVVSAAVAALSIILYRKEVLIGVDRDYAMLIGLNVKLHDYAVVTLLTVASVGLLRVVGFVLEHVVLLLPSAIAISTARNSRDMLWAGWKQARCSGRRRVNPNST
- a CDS encoding RNA-protein complex protein Nop10; amino-acid sequence: MDSLLLHRCPSCGMYTLRRDKCPYCGGTPGAAHPAKFSPEDPYGEYRPDRYLHRTGKAFTAC
- a CDS encoding RNA-protein complex protein Nop10, translating into MAKHVLLHRCPSCGMYTLRRDKCPYCGGTPGAAHPAKFSPEDPYGEYRRKAKLAEILSQARTNLSSSGTGL
- a CDS encoding S8 family peptidase translates to MRKAKTFARAFAVLLLIILALPTGFITIFGVQGKPSTTTASTNADSGKSKNLDIPPALKDKLPPELIDGIKRLQEIVNSIRQGDNYAKGERIVAFKPYTPKSKIAEITASVGAASVKHLATLSVKGVETEVKLLKFSSEEKAREAEAALKKDPNVLYVAKNFKVYAPPVEHRKLEGNINGNAEVSPSGKTADPYLSYQWYLDKIGYDLAPFPLSAPVVAVVDTGVQYDHPELSGKVILGHDYVDDDNDPYDENGHGTAVAGVIAAKANNGIGIAGVSPSSRIYAVRVLDAYGYGEFEWVMQGILEAADNPDVKVINLSLGGYVWYGSDEYNLMESVINYAVYQKGKIVVAAAGNADNLITYIYDNASTPYYDLVPVPAAVPSCLTVAATDELDVKTFFSNYGTNTLNYVDLAAPGYRILTLDLGSGLAVWAGTSFSAPIVSGVAARVWAAHPDWSNTQVMQQLVATGRPLGPDKGFPVTTRRVDLAKALGVAATGIRGQIVDAENPNPFFDTLGGVRVEVIGPSKKYTYSKNGGFFTITNLAPGTYTVKVSKSGYVTQTAQVTVTAGSITEDVNFYMVRVKPTTYVTVVTTWKAAMLGIYELWYNFFYGLEHPDLPRWYRTAGAEMNANLRILPDGVRVYWRNPGSLTAPPYAVLVVDSLWIGRPVETIVYIPQQGKTYSYGLGMSPYDVCWGTVAASGAVTNVYKGASIVQTISPAKATGTSDFWWYVYDQKGTGGVGVVNKRTPMFGVEVQGSSPTILLVDDDASPWRRDYSGYFKSALGDAGYSYVYWDEFEAGPPSAGDLSRYATVVWFTGDDWRTTLTQYEREALAGFLSSGSKGLFITGQEIGYYLNVYAQWSWSSFAPSPDAASWYEKWLRAQYLCDSATLCGAALALAGAPGDPVSDGMMLAISGGDGANNQWWPDAIRAAGNSTPVFFYLDSDGNPLEMAGGVRFPAPVPAPSAPYRLVYLSFGFEAISDAGDRAQLMDNIIRFLKTGS